Proteins encoded by one window of Cannabis sativa cultivar Pink pepper isolate KNU-18-1 chromosome 4, ASM2916894v1, whole genome shotgun sequence:
- the LOC115715072 gene encoding uncharacterized protein LOC115715072, protein MAASKMVMASLTHFRPLTCAAAASSSGCYPGRLVAQPHDLVKWVRRQGGFVHHGLKIGEDSSHGLGLLASEEIPKGSELISLPQHIPLRFGSLESDEIHSVLVDLAQKVPEELWAMKLGLKLLQERAKVGSFWWPYISNLPEAYSVPIFFPGEDIKNLQYAPLLYQVNKRCRFLLDFEQEVRRALENLKLIDHPFGGLDVDASSLGWAMSAVSSRAFRLHGKKLPDGTSEDDPMMLPLIDMCNHSFEPNARIVQEQGVDNTKMLVKVVAETAIKQNDPLAINYGNLNNDFFLLDYGFVIPSNPYDCIELRYDGALLDAASMAAGVSSPNFSAPSPWQQRFLSQLGLEGEASNLKVSLGGPELVEGRLLAALRVLLASDVTEVEKHDLKTLKSLSAEAPLGVANEVAAFRTMIALCVIALGHFPTKIMEDESLLKKGVSSSTELAIQFRIQKKSVIIDVMKNLTRRVKLLSQKETVTSQN, encoded by the exons ATGGCAGCTTCAAAGATGGTAATGGCTTCTCTGACTCACTTTCGCCCTCTAACGTGCGCCGCCGCCGCTTCTTCCTCAGGTTGTTATCCTGGGCGTTTGGTGGCACAGCCACATGATTTGGTCAAGTGGGTTCGAAGGCAAGGAGGGTTCGTTCACCATGGGTTGAAGATAGGTGAAGACAGTAGCCATGGTCTTGGGCTTCTTGCTTCTGAGGAAATCCCAAAAGGGTCTGAACTCATTTCCCTTCCTCAACATATTCCTTTGAGATTTGGGTCTCTTGAATCTGATGAAATTCACTCCGTTCTGGTCGATTTGGCTCAAAAAGTTCCTG AGGAACTATGGGCAATGAAGTTGGGTTTGAAGCTTCTTCAAGAAAGAGCAAAGGTTGGATCTTTTTGGTGGCCATACATCAGCAATCTTCCAGAAGCTTACAGTGTACCAATTTTCTTCCCTGGTGAGGATATTAAGAACTTGCAGTATGCTCCTCTTCTTTATCAG GTGAATAAGAGATGCCGATTTCTTCTTGATTTTGAGCAAGAAGTCAGACGTGCTCTTGAAAATTTGAAGCTAATTGACCACCCATTTGGTGGTTTAGATGTGGATGCATCTTCCCTTGGATGGGCGATGTCAGCAGTTTCATCTCGGGCGTTTCGTCTGCATGGTAAAAAGCTCCCAGATGGTACTTCCGAGGATGATCCCATGATGCTTCCTCTCATTGATATGTGTAACCATAGCTTTGAACCCAATGCCCGAATTGTTCAGGAGCAAGGTGTGGATAATACAAAGATGCTAGTGAAG GTTGTGGCAGAAACAGCAATTAAACAGAATGATCCTTTAGCAATTAACTATGGCAATTTAAATAATGATTTTTTTCTACTGGATTATGGATTTGTGATACCATCAAATCCTTATGACTGTATCGAGCTGAGATATGATGGAGCTCTTCTGGATGCTGCAAGTATGGCTGCTGGAGTTTCTTCCCCAAACTTCTCTGCACCTTCTCCATGGCAGCAACGATTTCTAAGCCAGCTTGGTTTAGAGGGAGAGGCTTCGAATCTCAAG GTAAGCCTAGGTGGTCCGGAATTGGTAGAGGGTCGGTTACTGGCAGCATTAAGAGTACTACTGGCCTCGGACGTGACAGAAGTTGAGAAACATGATTTGAAGACGCTGAAATCCTTATCAGCCGAAGCTCCTCTCGGGGTTGCAAATGAAGTAGCTGCTTTTCGCACCATGATCGCCCTTTGTGTGATTGCACTCGGACACTTCCCTACTAAAATCATGGAAGATGAATCACTCTTGAAAAAGGGTGTTTCAAGCTCTACTGAGTTGGCTATTCAGTTTAGAATTCAGAAGAAATCTGTGATAATTGATGTTATGAAAAATCTCACAAGGAGAGTGAAATTACTGTCACAGAAAGAAACAGTCACTTCCCAAAACTGA
- the LOC115715150 gene encoding probable calcium-binding protein CML25, which produces MGFKSLFARKNKKSDSSSVQNHNVDHHTTLDIPLGSRSHSVNARDQIAELEQVFKKFDVNGDGKISSAELGAIMGSLGESSTEEELQKMIKEVDADGDGFIDLSEFIELNTKGVDSDEVLENLKVAFSVYDIDGNGSISAEELFEVLKSLGDDCSIAECRKMINGVDCDGDGMISFDEFKLMMMMGSRFDSMESQRLKN; this is translated from the coding sequence ATGGGTTTCAAATCTCTCTTCGCAAGGAAAAACAAGAAATCAGATTCTTCTTCGGTTCAAAATCACAATGTGGATCATCACACCACGCTGGATATTCCTCTTGGATCTCGATCTCACTCTGTCAATGCACGCGATCAGATCGCCGAACTCGAACAGGTGTTTAAGAAATTCGACGTTAATGGCGATGGAAAGATCTCTTCTGCTGAGCTCGGTGCTATTATGGGAAGCTTAGGGGAATCTTCGACCGAAGAAGAGCTTCAGAAGATGATTAAGGAGGTTGATGCTGATGGCGATGGATTCATTGATTTAAGCGAGTTTATTGAGCTTAATACCAAAGGTGTCGATTCTGATGAGGTTTTGGAGAATCTGAAAGTTGCGTTCTCAGTTTATGATATTGACGGAAACGGCTCTATTTCTGCGGAGGAGCTTTTTGAGGTTCTGAAAAGCCTCGGTGATGATTGTTCCATCGCTGAGTGTCGGAAGATGATCAACGGCGTCGATTGCGACGGTGACGGTATGATTAGCTTTGATGAGTTTAAGCTTATGATGATGATGGGTTCGCGTTTCGATTCCATGGAATCGCAGCGATTGAagaattaa